A genome region from Tenebrio molitor chromosome 4, icTenMoli1.1, whole genome shotgun sequence includes the following:
- the LOC138127833 gene encoding uncharacterized protein — MNFEILNVQEPPLFDMTIAYAEKRTHPPYASSSFNNNDEIRIPIQQQDIYTLPWYSTLHVQGKVKVYGKDNAVLPPSSVEFVNMGILFLFNEIRYEISGDSIDTVRNPGIASVLKGYATYNESQSKALQNSGWFPKEQSTIIDGVSGSFDVIIPLHMVLGLCEDFKKVLVNARQELVLRRGSDDSNAFLLDDDLDKTVKLSLEKISWRVPHITTTIKEQLKLLDIVKSAKELYIPFRSRELHEYPVLPQTQKHTWAIKSAIEKPQYVMFALQTDRKNQLTKNCSRFDHCYLRNIKVFLNDTHYPYDNLNINFVNNQYALLYEMFTNFQNSFLYKESEPIFTPKEFKDIAPIAVIDCSKQNEELKRSAVDIRIEFETSVNIPDKTTAYCLILHDRIAKYIPIKNIISLVR; from the coding sequence atgaattttgaaattctgaaTGTTCAGGAACCACCGTTGTTTGATATGACAATTGCTTATGCTGAAAAACGTACTCATCCACCTTATGCATCTAGTTcttttaataacaatgatGAAATTAGAATTCCAATACAACAACAAGACATATACACTTTACCTTGGTACAGTACGTTACATGTTCAAGGAAAAGTAAAAGTGTATGGTAAAGATAATGCTGTTTTACCACCTTCAAGCGTTGAATTTGTTAACatgggaattttatttttgtttaatgaaataCGTTATGAAATATCAGGAGATTCCATTGATACTGTTAGAAATCCGGGAATTGCGTCTGTTTTAAAAGGATATGCAACATACAACGAATCACAAAGTAAGGCTCTTCAAAACAGTGGTTGGTTTCCCAAAGAACAATCTACTATTATTGATGGAGTGAGTGGTAGTTTTGATGTTATAATTCCACTTCACATGGTTTTGGGTTTGTGTGAagactttaaaaaagttttggtAAATGCTCGACAAGAATTAGTACTACGTCGCGGTAGTGATGATAGTAATGCATTTTTGCTTGATGATGATTTAGATAAGACAGTAAAATTgtctttagaaaaaatatcatgGAGAGTTCCTCATAttacaacaacaataaaagaacaattaaaattattggataTTGTTAAAAGTGCAAAAGAATTGTACATTCCTTTTCGAAGTCGAGAATTACATGAATATCCAGTTTTACCTCAAACACAAAAACATACATGGGCTATTAAATCTGCTATAGAAAAACCTCAATATGTAATGTTTGCATTACAAACAGATCGAAAAAATCAACTTACTAAAAACTGTAGTCGTTTTGATCATtgttatttaagaaatattaaaGTTTTCCTTAATGATACACATTATCcatatgacaatttaaatataaattttgttaacaaTCAATATGCTCTCTTATATGAAATGTTtactaattttcaaaattcttttcTTTACAAAGAAAGTGAACCTATTTTTACTCCAAAAGAGTTTAAAGATATTGCACCAATTGCAGTGATTGATTGTTCTAAACAAAACGAAGAATTAAAAAGAAGTGCAGTGGATATTAGAATAGAATTTGAAACAAGTGTAAATATACCTGATAAAACAACTgcttattgtttaattttgcatgATAGAATAGCTAAATATATAccaattaaaaacataatatCTTTAGTTAGATAG